The Thalassophryne amazonica chromosome 6, fThaAma1.1, whole genome shotgun sequence genome includes a region encoding these proteins:
- the LOC117512948 gene encoding LOW QUALITY PROTEIN: chymotrypsin-like elastase family member 2A (The sequence of the model RefSeq protein was modified relative to this genomic sequence to represent the inferred CDS: inserted 4 bases in 2 codons), with protein MKILILALFVVGAYACGRPTYPPILSKVVGGDDVRPHSWPWQVSLQYQSGSNFYHTCGGTLISSQWVLTAAHCIGSRTYRVYLGKHNLKIANEAGSIAISPAKIVVHPSWDAARIRNDIALIKLASPVKLSNTIMPACLPDNGVILPHGTACYVTGXGRLWTNGPIADILQQALLRVVGHSTCSKSDWWGSLVTTSMICAGGDGNVASCNGDSGGPLNCQSSDGSWDVHGVVSFGSSMGCNSYQKPSVFXRVSAYIPWINNVS; from the exons ATGAAGATTTTGATCTTGGCTTTGTTCGTTGTGGGTG CCTACGCCTGTGGTCGGCCCACCTACCCGCCAATCCTCAGCAAGGTGGTTGGTGGAGACGACGTCCGTCCGCACAGCTGGCCCTGGCAG gTGTCTCTGCAGTATCAGAGCGGCAGCAATTTCTATCACACGTGTGGTGGCACCCTGATCTCCAGTCAGTGGGTCCTCACTGCTGCTCACTGCATTGG TAGTCGCACCTACAGAGTCTATCTGGGAAAACACAATCTGAAGATCGCCAATGAGGCTGGTTCCATTGCTATCAGCCCTGCCAAGATTGTGGTCCACCCCAGCTGGGACGCCGCCAGAATCCG TAACGACATTGCCCTGATAAAACTCGCAAGCCCTGTCAAGCTCAGTAATACCATCATGCCCGCCTGCCTTCCTGACAATGGGGTCATCTTGCCTCATGGCACTGCATGCTACGTCACAGG GGGCCGTTTGTGGA CCAATGGTCCAATTGCTGACATCCTGCAGCAGGCACTCCTGCGTGTGGTCGGCCATTCCACCTGCAGCAAGTCAGATTGGTGGGGCAGCCTGGTCACGACCAGCATGATCTGTGCAGGAGGAGACGGCAATGTGGCCAGCTGCAAC GGAGACTCTGGCGGCCCCTTGAACTGTCAGAGCAGTGACGGATCCTGGGACGTCCACGGTGTGGTGAGCTTCGGCTCCAGCATGGGCTGCAACTCCTACCAGAAGCCCTCCGTCTT CCGGGTCAGCGCCTACATCCCCTGGATTAACAATGTAAGTTAG